CCTCTATGATTCTCTCTTTGATCTCATCTTGGGAAATCAATGACCAGACCTTCTTTCATTAGGAACAGATTGAAAGCTATTAAGCGATCTGCCTATTCTGTCAAGCAGGGGTGGCCCTGGGATTATCATTCATAATTGAGGAGCAATTTGTTTCACTGGGAGGAGAAGCTGCGACTATCGGGAGCTTGCTCCTGGGAGTTGTTGCGTTGTCTACGATGGCATTGGAGGCTATTGGACCCCTAGCGGTTAAATGGAGTCTCTTGAACGCCGGTGAATTGCCAGCAGATGGGGACGCGTTTGATCCGCACATACTTGGATCTAGCGAACACCCCCACCATGAGCAACCAGAAAATCGCTGTGAAGCTGAGATGAAGAAAGAAGTTACGCAGAAGGCGGACAAATGAATCACATGAATCAGCTACACGGTGCCCAATCTAACTGTCTATGGCCCACCTTCCAGGATTCATGATGCCATTTGGGTCAAGGAATCTACGGAGCCTTCTCAGCAGTGTGAGGTAGCCCGAATCAACCCTCCTCTGGAGCTTCCTTGCAGCCCAAACAGGCGTTTTGTACGGAATCGCTCCTAAGCCCAGAGCAAAATCCAAGAGCTCATCATTGCATTTCCTAACCTTCTCCACGATATGTGGCTCCTTTTTGAAACGGATGATGAATTTGAACTCAGCAAAGTGCATTCCGTTCATTGGTTTCAAGAACGCCATCAATTCAAAGCCATATTTCTCAACAATAGAACGTCCGCCCATCAAGGCTTTTCCCCAATGTCGAGGATGGATATATGTGCCGCACCATGTGAGGCCATCAAACTCGGTCAGAACCTTGAACGCATCAGAAGGAAAATCTATCCATGAACGGGCTTGGCCCCCCATCATCTTCGTTATCGTGTCCCAATCAATAAGCAGATGTTTTCCGCCTTTCTGATTTGCTTCATCTACCAAGCGGTCAACAACAGCCATCTTTTCAGACAACTCGGTTTCAGTACTACCGGATACAGCAAGAACCGTTCCGTAGTCTGGTTCTCCTTCCAGAACTTCAACAGGATAATCGACGCCAATAAGCATCTTAACAATGGAAATCGACATGCAATCAGCATCTTCAATGACCTGTGTAACAGCAATCCGCTTCAGGAGATTCGTTGTTTCTTGTTCTCCAACAGTGAACAAAGCGGCATGTCTCTTCTGTTCAGGTTTAGGCCAAATCTTCAAAGCCATCTTTGTGACGATGCCGCTCATTCCTTGCCAACCAGAGAACAGACCTACAAGATCAGGTAGGGGATACCGTCCAAACCAATTGCTATCACCCAAGATACCTGAGCCAACTCGCACGACCTCTCCTGTTGGCAAAACAGCTTCAAGCCCGTTGATGAAATCAGCCATCGCCCCGTGCTGTGTCGAGAGATCACAGAGGCCCTGCAGAAGTGCATTAGCAACAACTGATGTGTATGGCGGTGCCAATGGATAGGTATATCGGAACTGCGGAGCCTGGCTCTCTAGTGCTCTCTTCAGATGACCAAATGTTACACCAGATTCAACGAGCACATACATCGCATCTTTATCGATTTCAATAACCCTATTCATTCGTCTGAGGTCAACGACAATGGCCCCTTCAACTTGAGGAATGGTCAACCCGCCCACATTCTGCCCCGTAACGTAAGGAACCAATGGGGTCAACGTTTCGTTGGCCAACTCAACAATAGCACGTATTTCATCCACATCATCCGGCATAACAACAATGTCAGGGCGTTGGGGAGAGTTTTCAGTCATATCGAAGGAGTAGATGTGTTTGTCTGCGGCATTGTCTGTTACATGCTCATCACCCACAATTTCAATCAGACGTTCTTTAATCATCATGTCTCATCCCTCAATAATGTAGCTCATGAGCTTGTAGAATCGATATGCCGCAAATGGATGCTTGAGGAAACCTTCAATTCGCACGTCTCTTCTCAGAATCGCTCCAAGGAATCCCTTTCGACCCTTGATAATCTCAAGCATTACTTCAAA
The Candidatus Thorarchaeota archaeon genome window above contains:
- a CDS encoding FAD-binding oxidoreductase, which produces MMIKERLIEIVGDEHVTDNAADKHIYSFDMTENSPQRPDIVVMPDDVDEIRAIVELANETLTPLVPYVTGQNVGGLTIPQVEGAIVVDLRRMNRVIEIDKDAMYVLVESGVTFGHLKRALESQAPQFRYTYPLAPPYTSVVANALLQGLCDLSTQHGAMADFINGLEAVLPTGEVVRVGSGILGDSNWFGRYPLPDLVGLFSGWQGMSGIVTKMALKIWPKPEQKRHAALFTVGEQETTNLLKRIAVTQVIEDADCMSISIVKMLIGVDYPVEVLEGEPDYGTVLAVSGSTETELSEKMAVVDRLVDEANQKGGKHLLIDWDTITKMMGGQARSWIDFPSDAFKVLTEFDGLTWCGTYIHPRHWGKALMGGRSIVEKYGFELMAFLKPMNGMHFAEFKFIIRFKKEPHIVEKVRKCNDELLDFALGLGAIPYKTPVWAARKLQRRVDSGYLTLLRRLRRFLDPNGIMNPGRWAIDS